The Microbacterium sp. LWH7-1.2 genome window below encodes:
- the xylB gene encoding xylulokinase, with product MSLVMGVDSSTQSCKVVITDASTQAVVRQGRASHPDGTSVDPEAWWTALQAAIADAGGIDDVEAWAIGGQQHGMVALDAEGRVVRDALLWNDTRSAQAAADLTAEFGADELARRTGLVPVASFTITKLRWLRDTEPDNAARVAAVALPHDWLTWRLRGFGPSGDSPRGPLLDELVTDRSDASGTGYWNPATGGYDRDLLVAALGHDAVLPRVLGPDEWVTDAAGRRVGGGAGDNAGAALGLGAGPGDVVVSIGTSGTVFAVSEERTIDPTGTVAGFADCTGRFLPLVATLNAARVLDAIGRVLGVDHAELSQLALAAEPGAAGLTLVPYFEGERTPNLPDATASLTGMTLASTTRENLARAAVEGMLSGLAAGLEALRGLGVPLERALLVGGGAQSEAVRRVAPLVLGLPVEVPEPGEYVALGAARQAASVLSA from the coding sequence ATGAGCCTCGTCATGGGAGTCGACTCGTCGACGCAGTCCTGCAAGGTCGTGATCACGGATGCCTCGACCCAGGCGGTGGTGAGGCAGGGGCGCGCGTCGCACCCCGACGGCACGTCGGTCGACCCCGAGGCGTGGTGGACCGCGCTGCAGGCGGCGATCGCCGACGCCGGCGGGATCGACGACGTCGAGGCGTGGGCGATCGGCGGGCAGCAGCACGGCATGGTCGCGCTCGACGCCGAAGGCCGGGTCGTCCGCGATGCGCTGCTGTGGAACGACACCCGCTCGGCGCAGGCGGCGGCCGACCTCACAGCCGAGTTCGGGGCCGACGAGCTCGCACGGCGGACGGGCCTCGTGCCCGTCGCATCCTTCACGATCACGAAGCTCCGCTGGCTGCGCGACACCGAGCCCGACAACGCAGCGCGGGTCGCAGCAGTCGCGCTCCCGCACGACTGGCTGACCTGGCGGCTGCGCGGCTTCGGGCCCTCCGGCGACTCGCCGCGCGGTCCCCTGCTCGACGAGCTCGTCACCGACCGCTCCGACGCCTCGGGCACCGGCTACTGGAACCCTGCGACCGGCGGCTACGACCGCGACCTCCTCGTCGCCGCACTCGGGCACGACGCCGTGCTTCCGCGCGTGCTCGGACCCGACGAATGGGTGACGGATGCCGCGGGCCGACGCGTCGGCGGCGGCGCCGGCGACAACGCGGGCGCGGCGCTCGGGCTCGGCGCGGGTCCCGGAGACGTGGTCGTGTCGATCGGCACGAGCGGAACCGTCTTCGCGGTGAGCGAGGAGCGCACGATCGACCCCACTGGGACGGTCGCCGGATTCGCAGACTGCACGGGCCGCTTCCTGCCGCTCGTCGCCACGCTCAACGCGGCGCGCGTGCTGGATGCGATCGGACGTGTCCTCGGCGTCGATCACGCCGAGCTCTCCCAGCTCGCGCTGGCCGCCGAGCCGGGCGCCGCGGGACTCACGCTCGTGCCGTACTTCGAGGGCGAGCGCACGCCGAACCTGCCCGACGCCACGGCGTCGCTCACCGGCATGACCCTCGCCTCGACGACGCGCGAGAATCTCGCGCGCGCCGCCGTCGAGGGGATGCTCTCCGGCCTCGCCGCGGGCCTCGAAGCGCTCCGCGGACTCGGCGTGCCGCTCGAACGCGCGCTGCTCGTCGGCGGCGGCGCGCAGTCCGAGGCGGTGCGCCGGGTCGCGCCGCTCGTGCTGGGCCTGCCGGTCGAAGTGCCCGAGCCGGGGGAGTACGTTGCCCTCGGCGCCGCGCGGCAGGCGGCATCCGTCCTCTCTGCGTGA
- the xylA gene encoding xylose isomerase, protein MPTPTRADKFSFGLWTIGYNGTDPFGGPTRNHLDVVHAVEKLAELGAYGLTFHDDDLFAFGSTDAERQTQIDRLKGALDDTGLIIPMVTTNLFSAPVFKDGGFTSNDRDVRRFALRKVFRQLDLGAELGAKTFVMWGGREGAEYDSAKDIRAALERYREAVNLLGDYVTDKGYDIRFAIEPKPNEPRGDILLPTLGHAIAFIDSLERPELVGLNPEVGHEQMAGLNFAAGIAQALFHGKLFHIDLNGQRGIKYDQDLVFGHGDLHNAFALVDLLENGGPGGVPAYDGPRHFDYKPSRTEDETGVWDSAAANMRTYLLLKERAAAFRADPEVQEALAAAKVDELSVPTLNDGESYDDFLADRSAYEDFDPSVYLGGKGFGFVRLQQLATEHLLGARG, encoded by the coding sequence ATGCCCACCCCCACCCGCGCCGACAAGTTCTCGTTCGGCCTCTGGACCATCGGCTACAACGGCACCGATCCCTTCGGTGGGCCGACCCGCAATCACCTCGACGTGGTGCACGCCGTCGAGAAGCTCGCCGAGCTCGGCGCCTACGGCCTCACCTTCCACGACGACGACCTGTTCGCGTTCGGATCGACGGATGCTGAGCGCCAGACGCAGATCGACCGCCTCAAGGGCGCGCTCGACGACACCGGCCTCATCATCCCGATGGTGACGACCAACCTCTTCTCGGCTCCCGTCTTCAAGGACGGCGGCTTCACGTCGAACGACCGCGACGTGCGCCGCTTCGCCCTGCGCAAGGTCTTCCGCCAGCTCGACCTCGGCGCCGAGCTCGGTGCCAAGACCTTCGTCATGTGGGGCGGCCGCGAGGGTGCCGAGTACGACTCGGCCAAAGACATCCGCGCCGCGCTCGAGCGCTACCGCGAGGCCGTGAACCTCCTCGGCGACTACGTCACCGACAAGGGCTACGACATCCGCTTCGCCATCGAGCCGAAGCCGAACGAGCCGCGCGGCGACATCCTGCTCCCGACGCTCGGCCACGCGATCGCGTTCATCGACTCGCTCGAGCGCCCGGAGCTCGTCGGCCTCAACCCCGAGGTCGGTCACGAGCAGATGGCGGGCCTCAACTTCGCCGCCGGCATCGCGCAGGCGCTGTTCCACGGCAAGCTCTTCCACATCGACCTCAATGGTCAGCGCGGCATCAAGTACGACCAGGACCTCGTGTTCGGCCACGGCGACCTGCACAACGCGTTCGCGCTGGTCGACCTGCTCGAGAATGGCGGCCCCGGCGGCGTCCCCGCCTACGACGGCCCTCGTCACTTCGACTACAAGCCCTCGCGCACCGAGGACGAGACCGGCGTGTGGGACTCGGCCGCCGCGAACATGCGCACCTACCTGCTGCTCAAGGAGCGCGCCGCGGCCTTCCGCGCCGACCCCGAGGTGCAGGAGGCGCTCGCCGCAGCCAAGGTCGACGAGCTCTCGGTGCCGACGCTCAACGACGGCGAGTCGTACGACGACTTCCTCGCGGACCGCTCGGCATACGAGGACTTCGACCCGTCGGTGTACCTCGGCGGGAAGGGCTTCGGCTTCGTCCGTCTGCAGCAGCTCGCGACCGAGCACCTGCTCGGCGCCCGCGGCTGA
- a CDS encoding LuxR C-terminal-related transcriptional regulator — translation MADTVDALERARTAYRSGDWETAREAFEAGRRDVAATGADLRALGSCEWWLGRQEAGLTHLESAFRALTDEGDAMGAAEAALVVTLVRLTRGEMTVGTAWLRRARRILADLPDGRGHAYEVYLTASMDLDDTGALWPAESVSRMRELAAMLRQPAVSALSAVVAGMHLIRAGRTAEGFAQLDEAMLCVVSDELDAEWAGDVLCTTIHVCHELADFRRMADWTRATEAWCAARGAHVVYAGVCRVHRLELQSASGEWDAAEAALQRACEDLGSHHPWIAGEGWNQLGEIRRLRGDAAGAREAYRRASEAGVDPVPGEALLTLAEGDTERAAAMIAAMLEQRDRVGRARLLRPAIEIALADGRSQEAEHLLDELEEDARAFGSDGFHAWAAHARGILLIHAGDAVGAIGRLHTALDRFRRLGQPWEQANVLSWLATAQELRGERALAAQLREQAGVIFERLGAPPVVVRSASAEDGGPLTAREREIVELVAQGKANRQIADELFISEKTVSRHLANIYVKVDVGSRTAAAAWWRERGRRR, via the coding sequence ATGGCGGACACGGTCGACGCGCTCGAGCGAGCGCGGACGGCATACCGGTCCGGTGACTGGGAGACGGCGCGCGAGGCGTTCGAGGCAGGCCGCCGCGACGTCGCGGCCACCGGCGCCGACCTGCGCGCTCTCGGGTCGTGCGAATGGTGGCTCGGGCGGCAGGAAGCGGGCCTCACGCACCTCGAATCGGCGTTCCGGGCACTGACGGACGAGGGCGACGCGATGGGCGCGGCCGAGGCGGCACTCGTCGTGACACTCGTGCGACTGACCCGTGGCGAGATGACGGTGGGCACCGCCTGGCTGCGACGCGCGCGGAGGATCCTCGCCGATCTTCCCGACGGCCGCGGGCACGCCTACGAGGTGTACCTCACGGCGAGCATGGACCTCGACGACACCGGCGCGCTGTGGCCCGCCGAGAGCGTGTCGCGCATGCGGGAGCTGGCAGCCATGCTGCGTCAGCCCGCGGTGTCGGCGCTGAGCGCGGTCGTGGCCGGGATGCACCTCATCCGGGCGGGGCGCACCGCGGAGGGATTCGCGCAGCTCGACGAGGCCATGCTGTGCGTCGTGTCGGACGAGCTCGACGCCGAGTGGGCGGGCGACGTGCTGTGCACCACCATCCACGTGTGCCACGAGCTCGCCGACTTCCGCCGCATGGCCGACTGGACCCGCGCGACCGAGGCGTGGTGCGCCGCGCGCGGCGCGCACGTCGTCTACGCCGGCGTCTGCCGCGTGCACCGCCTCGAGCTGCAATCGGCGAGCGGGGAATGGGATGCCGCGGAAGCGGCGCTGCAGCGCGCGTGCGAGGACCTCGGATCCCATCATCCCTGGATCGCCGGCGAGGGCTGGAACCAGCTGGGCGAGATCCGGCGCCTCCGCGGCGACGCCGCCGGAGCGCGGGAGGCGTACCGCCGTGCGAGCGAGGCGGGCGTCGACCCTGTGCCGGGCGAAGCGCTGCTGACGCTCGCGGAGGGCGACACCGAGCGCGCGGCGGCGATGATCGCCGCCATGCTCGAGCAGAGGGATCGCGTCGGCCGAGCTCGGCTGCTGCGTCCGGCGATCGAGATCGCGCTCGCGGACGGGCGGTCGCAGGAGGCGGAGCACCTGCTCGACGAACTCGAGGAGGACGCGCGGGCCTTCGGCAGCGACGGGTTCCACGCGTGGGCGGCGCATGCCCGGGGGATCCTCCTGATCCATGCCGGCGATGCCGTGGGCGCGATCGGTCGGCTGCACACGGCCCTCGACCGGTTCCGGCGCCTCGGGCAGCCGTGGGAGCAGGCGAACGTGCTGAGCTGGCTCGCCACCGCGCAGGAGCTGCGAGGCGAGCGGGCCCTCGCCGCACAGCTGCGGGAGCAGGCGGGCGTGATCTTCGAGCGGCTCGGTGCGCCGCCGGTGGTCGTGCGATCGGCGTCTGCCGAAGACGGCGGGCCGCTGACAGCCAGGGAGCGCGAGATCGTCGAGCTCGTCGCCCAGGGCAAGGCGAACAGGCAGATCGCCGACGAGCTCTTCATCAGCGAGAAGACCGTGAGCCGGCACCTCGCCAACATCTACGTGAAGGTCGACGTCGGCTCGCGCACCGCCGCCGCCGCGTGGTGGCGCGAGCGCGGCCGGCGCCGCTGA
- a CDS encoding GTP pyrophosphokinase family protein gives MATPAPLVPATASDEGEITVSPSELRELRDELQRFMMEYRFGLQEVETKIGILRDEFLLTHDYNPIEHVSSRVKSPDSLVEKVQRKGIDGDFASIRRNITDIAGIRITCSFTADVYRLFDLLTAQDDVRVRGVKDYIASPKSNGYKSLHAILEVPVFLSTGRIEVPVEVQFRTIAMDFWASLEHKIYYKYATRVPDELLESLKDAAETAAELDARMERLHRQIRGGSATQIGGGSAGRTAPVAIREITAATAHAETAADAAPLRGEDAEVRPV, from the coding sequence ATGGCGACTCCCGCACCTCTGGTGCCCGCGACGGCGTCCGACGAAGGCGAGATCACGGTCTCGCCGAGCGAGCTGCGGGAGCTCAGGGACGAGCTGCAGCGCTTCATGATGGAGTACCGGTTCGGCCTGCAGGAGGTCGAGACGAAGATCGGCATCCTGCGCGACGAGTTCCTGCTGACGCACGACTACAACCCGATCGAGCACGTCTCGAGCCGCGTCAAGTCGCCCGACAGCCTCGTCGAGAAGGTGCAGCGCAAGGGCATCGACGGAGACTTCGCGTCGATCCGCCGGAACATCACCGACATCGCCGGCATCCGCATCACATGCAGCTTCACGGCCGACGTGTACCGCCTCTTCGATCTGCTCACCGCGCAGGACGACGTGCGGGTGCGGGGCGTCAAGGACTACATCGCGTCGCCCAAGTCCAACGGCTACAAGAGCCTGCACGCGATCCTCGAGGTGCCGGTGTTCCTGTCGACCGGCCGCATCGAGGTGCCGGTCGAGGTGCAGTTCCGCACCATCGCCATGGACTTCTGGGCGAGCCTCGAGCACAAGATCTACTACAAGTACGCGACGCGCGTGCCCGATGAGCTGCTCGAGAGCCTCAAGGACGCGGCCGAGACCGCCGCCGAGCTCGACGCGCGCATGGAGCGCCTGCACCGGCAGATCCGGGGCGGCAGTGCCACGCAGATCGGCGGCGGCAGCGCCGGCCGGACCGCACCCGTGGCGATCCGCGAGATCACGGCCGCGACCGCTCACGCCGAGACGGCAGCGGATGCCGCGCCCCTGCGCGGCGAGGACGCCGAGGTCCGACCCGTCTAG
- a CDS encoding transposase: protein MADVDAELDALAAELYALPPAEFTAARNARAGLAAPVLAKRLKALRKPTVSAWAVNLLARDGQLADAVELSAALREAQDDLDAAELSRLSRQRRQLVAALAKQAVGLAEEAGGTLSATARDDVAATINAAVMDAAAAAAVLTARLVKPLEAGDIDPAALADAVGGTLPDAIPAPPPRDDLADRRARKAAEKAAREAERLANEAERELARVDARRAKAQERVDHVRERIDDLRRDLAALEGDERAATEKLDAVERERSEAAAKSREAAQAAERAQLALDDA, encoded by the coding sequence ATGGCCGACGTTGACGCAGAGCTCGACGCTCTCGCCGCCGAGCTGTACGCCCTGCCGCCGGCGGAGTTCACCGCGGCGCGCAACGCGCGCGCAGGCCTCGCGGCACCCGTGCTGGCCAAGCGGCTCAAGGCGCTGCGCAAGCCCACGGTCTCCGCCTGGGCGGTCAACCTGCTCGCGCGCGACGGGCAGCTCGCCGATGCGGTCGAGCTGTCGGCGGCCCTGCGCGAAGCCCAGGACGACCTCGACGCCGCGGAGCTCTCGCGCCTCAGCCGGCAGCGGCGGCAGCTCGTGGCCGCCCTCGCGAAGCAGGCGGTCGGACTCGCCGAAGAGGCGGGCGGCACCCTGAGCGCGACGGCGCGCGACGACGTCGCGGCGACGATCAATGCGGCGGTGATGGATGCTGCGGCCGCGGCCGCCGTCCTCACCGCGCGGCTCGTCAAGCCGCTGGAAGCCGGCGACATCGACCCGGCCGCGCTCGCCGACGCCGTCGGCGGGACGCTCCCGGACGCGATCCCGGCGCCGCCGCCGCGGGACGACCTCGCCGATCGCCGCGCGCGCAAGGCGGCGGAGAAGGCCGCGCGCGAGGCCGAGCGTCTCGCGAACGAGGCCGAGCGGGAGCTCGCCCGTGTCGACGCCCGCCGTGCCAAGGCGCAGGAACGGGTCGACCATGTCCGCGAGCGCATCGACGACCTCCGCCGCGATCTCGCCGCGCTCGAAGGCGACGAGCGCGCAGCCACCGAGAAGCTCGACGCCGTCGAGCGCGAGCGGTCCGAGGCAGCTGCGAAGTCCCGCGAGGCTGCGCAGGCTGCCGAGCGCGCCCAGCTGGCCCTCGATGACGCCTGA
- a CDS encoding class I SAM-dependent methyltransferase has product MTTITITDTAQDATTAFADRVMKATLAWMDLMSVHLGSQLGWYAALADADGLTFGELAGRTHTDPRYAREWLEQQAATGILDVDGATDAAARSFRLAPGVAEVLLDRASTAYLEPFARMAAASGTQLEALIDAYRTGGGVSWEQLGAHAREAQADLNRPWLQQVPALFADVGRLDDVLRRPGARIADLGSGGGWSSISLAQAYPQLAVVGFDVDEASVEIARRNAAEAGVADRVEFLLCDAALVHEHGPFDAVFAFECLHDMPHPAQVLAAARRAVREGGPVVVMDEATEEHFSADAGELERLLYGFSLFVCLPDGLSHRPSAGTGTVMRPSTLRGYAREAGWSDVRILIPEFGTFRFYEFV; this is encoded by the coding sequence ATGACCACGATCACCATCACCGACACCGCGCAGGACGCGACGACCGCGTTCGCGGACCGGGTCATGAAAGCGACGCTCGCCTGGATGGACCTGATGTCCGTGCACCTGGGCTCGCAGCTGGGGTGGTACGCCGCCCTGGCGGACGCCGACGGCCTCACCTTCGGCGAGCTCGCCGGCCGGACGCACACCGATCCGCGCTACGCCCGCGAGTGGCTCGAGCAGCAGGCGGCGACGGGAATCCTCGACGTCGACGGCGCGACGGATGCCGCCGCCCGGAGCTTCCGCCTCGCTCCCGGGGTCGCCGAGGTGCTGCTCGACCGCGCCAGCACGGCCTACCTGGAGCCCTTCGCTCGCATGGCTGCGGCGTCCGGGACCCAGCTGGAGGCGCTCATCGATGCGTACCGCACGGGCGGCGGGGTGAGCTGGGAGCAGCTCGGCGCGCACGCGCGGGAGGCCCAGGCCGACCTGAACCGGCCCTGGTTGCAGCAGGTCCCGGCGCTCTTCGCCGACGTCGGTCGCCTCGACGACGTGCTGCGGCGACCCGGAGCCCGCATCGCCGACCTCGGCTCCGGCGGCGGGTGGTCGTCGATCTCGCTGGCCCAGGCGTATCCGCAGCTGGCGGTGGTCGGCTTCGATGTCGACGAGGCGTCGGTCGAGATCGCCCGGCGCAACGCCGCCGAGGCCGGTGTCGCCGACCGGGTCGAGTTCCTGCTGTGCGATGCCGCGCTCGTCCACGAGCACGGCCCCTTCGACGCCGTGTTCGCCTTCGAGTGCCTGCACGACATGCCGCATCCCGCCCAGGTGCTCGCCGCTGCGCGTCGTGCGGTGCGCGAAGGAGGACCCGTCGTGGTCATGGACGAGGCGACCGAGGAGCACTTCAGCGCCGACGCCGGTGAACTCGAGCGCCTGCTCTACGGGTTCAGCCTGTTCGTGTGCCTGCCCGACGGCCTCTCGCACCGCCCCAGCGCCGGCACCGGCACGGTGATGCGCCCGTCGACGCTGCGCGGCTACGCACGGGAAGCCGGCTGGAGCGACGTCCGCATCCTCATCCCCGAGTTCGGGACCTTCCGGTTCTACGAGTTCGTCTGA